One window from the genome of Candidatus Eisenbacteria bacterium encodes:
- the nrfD gene encoding polysulfide reductase NrfD codes for MRDLTVDGVNDVDERPVTQKSLNDDVLRLISLPGKVWWTLFLLDLIVLAVALASVRNLIVLGWGVSGFQRPVMWAVGITNFVFWVGIAHCGTLVSAVLFLFRSHFRRAVYRIAEAMTIFGVLTAAVFPAIHTGRPWFDYWLFPYPNQRQIWTNIRSPLEWDVFAVNTYLTISSIFFLVGLIPDIAAARDRAKHPVMRLIFSLLSFGWSGANYQWKHFYGAYLFFAALATPLVFSVHSVVSWDFAMAQVPGWHTTIFAPYFVAGAIFSGVAMVIFLLIIIRKGFNLQHLVTIDHMEKLSKLVLLTSSMVGYSYLTEFFMAWAGPSKTERDLFVFRAFGHYWWAFWIMFSCNVIFPLSLWFKSVRRNMTALFILSILVNVGMWFERFVIIVTSLARAFNPSNWFHYRISITEIALIVGSFAWFFMFFLVFVRLLPAFSITEIKETLPVPRRKGSH; via the coding sequence CTGCGGGATCTGACCGTGGACGGCGTGAACGACGTGGACGAACGTCCCGTCACGCAGAAATCGCTGAACGACGACGTCCTCAGGCTGATCAGCCTGCCGGGCAAGGTCTGGTGGACGCTGTTCCTGCTCGACCTGATCGTGCTCGCGGTCGCGCTCGCCTCGGTGCGCAACCTGATCGTGCTCGGCTGGGGCGTCTCGGGCTTCCAGCGCCCGGTCATGTGGGCGGTCGGCATCACGAACTTCGTCTTCTGGGTCGGCATCGCGCACTGCGGCACGCTGGTCTCGGCGGTGCTGTTCCTGTTCCGCTCGCATTTCCGGCGCGCCGTGTATCGCATCGCCGAGGCGATGACGATCTTCGGCGTGCTGACCGCGGCCGTCTTCCCGGCGATCCACACCGGCCGGCCGTGGTTCGACTACTGGCTGTTCCCCTATCCGAACCAGCGCCAGATCTGGACGAACATCCGCTCGCCGCTCGAGTGGGACGTGTTCGCCGTCAACACCTACCTGACGATCTCGAGCATCTTCTTCCTCGTCGGGCTCATTCCCGACATCGCCGCCGCGCGCGACCGCGCCAAACACCCGGTGATGCGGCTGATCTTCTCGCTCCTGTCGTTCGGCTGGTCCGGCGCGAACTACCAGTGGAAGCACTTCTACGGCGCCTACCTGTTCTTCGCCGCGCTCGCGACGCCGCTGGTCTTCTCGGTGCACTCGGTCGTCTCGTGGGACTTCGCGATGGCGCAGGTCCCGGGCTGGCACACCACGATCTTCGCGCCCTACTTCGTGGCGGGCGCGATCTTCTCGGGTGTGGCGATGGTGATCTTCCTGCTCATCATCATCCGCAAGGGCTTCAACCTGCAGCACCTGGTCACCATCGACCACATGGAGAAATTGTCCAAGCTCGTGCTGCTGACCTCGAGCATGGTCGGCTACTCGTACCTGACCGAGTTCTTCATGGCGTGGGCGGGCCCGAGCAAGACCGAGCGCGACCTGTTCGTGTTCCGGGCGTTCGGGCACTACTGGTGGGCCTTCTGGATCATGTTCAGCTGCAACGTGATCTTCCCGCTGTCGCTGTGGTTCAAGTCCGTGCGGCGAAACATGACGGCGCTGTTCATCCTTTCGATCCTGGTCAACGTCGGAATGTGGTTCGAGCGGTTCGTCATCATCGTCACCTCGCTGGCGCGCGCCTTCAACCCGTCGAACTGGTTCCACTACCGCATCTCGATCACCGAGATCGCGCTGATCGTCGGGTCGTTCGCGTGGTTCTTCATGTTCTTCCTCGTGTTCGTCCGATTGCTGCCGGCGTTCTCGATCACCGAGATCAAGGAAACGCTGCCCGTTCCGCGGCGAAAGGGGAGCCACTGA
- a CDS encoding DUF3341 domain-containing protein, with translation MNPVPPKFSGVLGVWYYVDDAADAVKALRQAGHADLNVFSPVPHHELESALDHGPSLVRWVTAVGGFLGAAGGFGLCYYTLWAWPLVIGGKELYSLPPMTVIGYESMILIAGIANLIGMLALARLPQVKPVAPYDPRFQEDRIGVWVPCDAKAAQRVEEVMKGSGAEEVQVHA, from the coding sequence TTGAACCCGGTGCCCCCGAAGTTCAGCGGCGTGCTGGGCGTCTGGTACTACGTGGACGACGCCGCCGACGCGGTGAAGGCGCTGCGCCAGGCCGGGCACGCGGACCTCAACGTGTTCTCGCCCGTGCCGCACCACGAGCTCGAGAGCGCGCTCGACCACGGCCCGTCGCTGGTCCGCTGGGTCACGGCGGTGGGCGGCTTTCTGGGCGCCGCCGGCGGTTTCGGCCTGTGCTACTACACGCTGTGGGCGTGGCCGCTCGTCATCGGCGGCAAGGAGCTCTATTCACTGCCGCCGATGACCGTGATCGGCTACGAATCCATGATTCTCATCGCCGGCATCGCGAACCTGATCGGCATGCTCGCGCTCGCGAGGCTGCCGCAGGTCAAGCCGGTGGCGCCCTACGATCCGCGCTTCCAGGAGGACCGCATCGGCGTCTGGGTGCCGTGTGACGCGAAGGCCGCGCAGCGCGTCGAGGAAGTGATGAAGGGCAGCGGGGCCGAGGAGGTGCAGGTCCATGCTTAA
- a CDS encoding cytochrome c: MLKPALLLGVLALWSVSFQQGCQDLKKSLTHLRYYPIRDMRQTIVIDPQRYDPTNGKWVTFRAPDSLAVSSIGQDRWIGSAPYDETAPLIHDPTPVTDESIVRGDTLFRAICSPCHGKTMMGDGTVVPFFMPPPDLLAQATRDRSDGFIYSYMRYGGVVMPSYGNALSAHDAWDILHYLRHMQKVSPR, from the coding sequence ATGCTTAAGCCCGCGCTCCTGCTCGGCGTCCTCGCGCTGTGGTCGGTGTCCTTCCAGCAGGGCTGCCAGGATCTGAAGAAGTCGCTCACGCACCTGCGCTATTACCCGATCCGCGACATGCGCCAGACCATCGTGATCGACCCGCAGCGTTACGACCCGACGAACGGCAAGTGGGTCACCTTTCGCGCCCCGGACTCGCTGGCCGTCTCGTCGATCGGCCAGGACCGCTGGATCGGCTCCGCGCCCTACGACGAAACGGCGCCGCTGATCCACGACCCCACGCCCGTGACCGACGAATCCATCGTGCGCGGCGACACCTTGTTCCGCGCGATCTGTTCGCCCTGCCACGGCAAGACGATGATGGGGGACGGCACGGTCGTGCCGTTCTTCATGCCGCCGCCCGACCTGCTCGCGCAGGCGACGCGCGATCGCAGCGACGGCTTCATCTACAGCTACATGCGCTACGGCGGGGTGGTGATGCCGTCGTACGGGAACGCCCTCTCGGCGCACGACGCGTGGGACATTTTGCACTACCTCCGCCACATGCAGAAGGTCAGCCCGAGATGA